From Candidatus Eremiobacteraceae bacterium, the proteins below share one genomic window:
- a CDS encoding NAD(P)H-hydrate dehydratase encodes MNALTASEMRQADLRTVEDVGIPPLLLMESAGRAVADLARDFLDDLDGDPIRVAIVAGPGNNGADALVAARYLMQVGFEPDIYMAAKAEDCDELCRAQLDIMEGLGASISFLREQSPEFFRSGLRAAALIIDGLLGTGSSGPLRDQYRTWVNEINIADRDVIAVDVPTGIDPSTGMVAGPAVTATATVTMAAPKVGMLLYPAASYVGELWVAHIGIPPSILAEVGARYHVMTKQQFFYWLPHRSPQANKRTAGDIVIIGGSRQYVGAPVLCAVAAQRTGAGYVTVACPHDASSAISHHLVEQVVTPWPDGDASTIVDFLLELTRHSGAVVIGPGLGREEKTQAIVRGFVRETARPLVVDADALFALAGHTDVVSGKKAVLTPHDGEFARLLGEKADTAISNRIKAADDFASALDATLLLKGPRSIVATKEATYVNLTGNELLATAGSGDVLSGMIGAMLGAGCSSRQAAAIAAYWHGITAAYLHDQKKHSIAAGDISAALQDALHWHDEQEEEDDGYLTRVV; translated from the coding sequence ATGAACGCGCTTACGGCTTCGGAAATGCGCCAAGCCGATCTCCGCACCGTCGAGGATGTCGGCATCCCGCCGTTGTTGCTCATGGAGTCGGCCGGTCGGGCAGTCGCCGATCTCGCCCGCGATTTCCTCGACGATCTCGACGGCGACCCGATCCGCGTGGCGATCGTCGCCGGCCCGGGAAACAACGGCGCCGATGCGCTCGTCGCCGCGCGCTACCTCATGCAGGTCGGATTCGAGCCCGATATCTACATGGCGGCCAAGGCCGAAGACTGCGACGAGCTATGCCGCGCGCAGCTCGACATCATGGAAGGTCTCGGCGCGTCGATCTCGTTCCTGCGCGAGCAGTCGCCGGAATTCTTCCGCTCCGGGCTGCGCGCCGCCGCGCTCATCATCGACGGATTGCTCGGCACCGGGTCTTCAGGCCCGCTCCGGGATCAGTACCGCACCTGGGTCAACGAGATCAATATCGCGGATCGCGACGTCATCGCCGTCGACGTACCGACCGGCATCGATCCGAGCACCGGCATGGTCGCGGGGCCGGCGGTCACCGCGACGGCGACGGTCACGATGGCTGCACCGAAAGTCGGCATGCTCTTGTATCCGGCCGCGTCATACGTCGGCGAGCTCTGGGTCGCGCACATCGGCATCCCGCCCTCGATCCTCGCGGAGGTCGGCGCGCGCTATCATGTGATGACGAAACAGCAGTTCTTCTACTGGTTGCCGCACCGCAGCCCTCAGGCGAACAAACGGACCGCGGGCGACATCGTCATCATCGGCGGCAGCCGGCAATACGTCGGCGCTCCCGTGCTCTGCGCCGTCGCCGCACAGCGAACGGGTGCCGGATACGTCACCGTCGCGTGCCCGCACGACGCGTCATCGGCGATCAGCCATCATCTCGTCGAACAGGTCGTCACGCCTTGGCCCGACGGCGATGCCTCGACTATCGTCGATTTCTTGCTCGAGCTGACGCGCCACTCGGGCGCGGTCGTCATCGGACCTGGGCTCGGTCGCGAAGAGAAGACGCAGGCGATCGTCCGCGGCTTCGTCAGGGAGACGGCGCGCCCACTCGTCGTCGATGCCGATGCGCTCTTCGCGCTTGCGGGTCATACCGACGTCGTGTCCGGCAAGAAGGCGGTGCTGACGCCGCACGACGGTGAGTTCGCGCGACTGCTCGGCGAAAAGGCGGATACCGCGATATCGAATCGCATCAAGGCGGCCGACGACTTCGCGTCAGCGCTCGACGCGACGCTGCTCCTCAAGGGTCCGCGATCGATCGTCGCGACGAAAGAGGCGACGTACGTCAACCTCACCGGCAACGAGCTGCTCGCGACCGCCGGATCCGGCGACGTCCTCTCCGGCATGATCGGCGCGATGCTCGGCGCCGGCTGTTCGTCGCGACAAGCCGCCGCGATCGCAGCGTACTGGCACGGCATCACCGCAGCGTATCTGCACGATCAGAAGAAGCACTCGATCGCCGCGGGCGACATCTCTGCCGCGCTCCAAGACGCGCTCCACTGGCACGACGAGCAGGAAGAGGAAGACGACGGCTACCTGACCCGCGTCGTGTAG
- a CDS encoding NUDIX hydrolase translates to MVQVMGTRRIFQGRIIGVRVDDVIYPNGNRSDVEIVEHNGGVCVIAQPDPASIVLVRQFRPAIGRELWEVPAGKLDGDEDTAIAARRELLEETGYRCKSLRKLWSFYSAPGFCSELLHLYVAEGLTAGEPQPEADEVLHVQTFAVVDVQRMIERDEIPDAKTQIAVAWALRELHR, encoded by the coding sequence TTGGTCCAGGTCATGGGTACCCGCCGCATCTTCCAAGGGCGCATCATCGGCGTGCGCGTGGACGACGTCATCTATCCGAACGGAAACCGTTCCGACGTCGAGATCGTGGAACACAACGGCGGCGTCTGCGTCATCGCACAGCCGGATCCGGCATCGATCGTCTTGGTGCGCCAGTTCCGGCCCGCGATCGGACGTGAGTTGTGGGAGGTTCCGGCCGGCAAGCTCGACGGCGACGAGGACACGGCCATCGCTGCACGCCGCGAACTGCTTGAAGAAACGGGTTACCGCTGCAAATCTCTGCGCAAGTTGTGGTCGTTCTATTCGGCGCCAGGTTTTTGTTCCGAGCTCCTTCATCTATATGTCGCCGAGGGATTGACCGCGGGCGAACCGCAGCCTGAGGCCGATGAGGTACTCCACGTCCAGACATTCGCGGTCGTGGACGTGCAGCGGATGATCGAACGCGACGAGATTCCGGACGCGAAGACGCAGATCGCCGTGGCCTGGGCGCTCCGAGAGCTGCATCGCTAA
- a CDS encoding PilZ domain-containing protein: MSNGADSRSSHPGAERRAHDRVARSMPVHLHKGQEDKRFDAKIVNISAGGMLIETEMPLSQNDLLTIDLDLAGEKEPIYVYGTVIRNDARGTGVSFVRVSEITSDLINYLIRKTPTA; the protein is encoded by the coding sequence ATGAGCAATGGTGCTGATTCCCGTTCCTCGCATCCCGGTGCCGAACGCCGGGCGCACGATCGCGTCGCGCGGTCGATGCCCGTCCATCTGCACAAGGGCCAAGAAGATAAGCGCTTCGATGCGAAGATCGTCAACATCAGCGCCGGCGGGATGCTCATCGAGACGGAGATGCCGCTCTCGCAAAACGATTTGCTCACGATCGATCTCGATCTGGCGGGCGAGAAGGAGCCGATCTACGTCTACGGCACCGTCATCCGAAACGACGCACGCGGCACGGGTGTGTCGTTCGTCCGCGTCAGCGAGATCACGTCCGACCTCATCAACTATCTGATCCGCAAAACCCCGACCGCCTAA
- the ligA gene encoding NAD-dependent DNA ligase LigA, with protein sequence MTAQSVDAKRAAQLRDLLNRYSHEYYILDAPSVDDAEYDRLLRELQALEANHPELQTPDSPTTRVGTAPSSAFTPYKHNIPMLSLGNAFGADELRAWNERVLKASKGDRVAYVAELKIDGLAISLRYENGAFVSGATRGDGSVGENVSSNLRTIRSIPLRLAGKAPRVLEVRGEVYMRRTDFDAMNEKRAAAGEPPFVNPRNAAAGAVRQLDPRITATRPLRFYAYALGDAEPPLRAKTQAELLDELHDFGLPVNTRRKRFVDFDELVAYCEKWEHERATLDFGIDGIVVKIDSLEQQRKLGFVGKDPRWAIAFKYPPEEARTKLLSIEVNVGRTGSVNPYAVLEPVHVGGVTVTTATLHNEDYIHQKDIRPGDIVIVRRAGEVIPEIVGPVVSEREGKRLREWHMPERCPVCGSAIHRAEGEAMAYCTNAACPAQIKEGLRHFASRGAMDIEGLGDKLCEAVVDAGYVRDVADVYALDEARLLKLPRMGEKMASNLLANIEQSKKRPFWRLLYAIGIRFVGAQTAQLLADEFGDVDSLEKVDAVRLQTVEQIGPVLADSIATYFQQPQNRKVIEKLRKAGVTMRGEPASRRSKTGGKVAGKTFVLTGTLANLTREDASAMIVAAGGKVSGSVSKKTDYVVAGESAGSKLSKAESLGVKIIDEDKLRALLS encoded by the coding sequence ATGACCGCCCAGTCCGTTGACGCGAAGCGCGCGGCTCAGTTGCGCGACCTCCTCAACCGCTATTCGCACGAGTACTACATCCTCGACGCGCCCTCGGTCGATGACGCGGAATACGACCGCTTGCTCCGGGAGCTGCAGGCGCTTGAGGCCAACCATCCCGAGCTGCAGACGCCGGATAGTCCGACGACGCGCGTCGGCACGGCGCCGTCATCCGCCTTCACACCGTACAAGCACAACATACCGATGCTCTCGCTCGGTAATGCGTTTGGCGCAGACGAGTTGCGAGCGTGGAACGAACGCGTTCTCAAGGCCTCGAAGGGCGATCGCGTCGCATACGTCGCCGAGCTCAAGATCGACGGACTCGCCATCTCGCTGCGCTATGAAAACGGTGCGTTCGTGTCCGGCGCGACACGCGGCGACGGGTCCGTCGGCGAGAACGTCTCGTCCAACCTGCGCACGATCCGCTCCATCCCGCTTCGGCTCGCGGGCAAAGCGCCGCGCGTGCTCGAGGTGCGGGGCGAGGTCTACATGCGCCGCACCGACTTCGATGCGATGAACGAGAAGCGAGCTGCCGCCGGCGAGCCGCCCTTCGTCAATCCGCGTAACGCGGCCGCCGGCGCTGTGCGGCAGCTCGATCCGCGCATAACCGCTACCCGGCCGCTGAGGTTTTACGCATACGCGCTCGGCGATGCCGAGCCGCCGCTGCGCGCGAAGACCCAGGCCGAGTTGCTCGACGAGCTGCATGATTTCGGCCTGCCGGTCAACACGCGCCGCAAACGTTTCGTCGACTTCGACGAGCTCGTCGCCTATTGCGAGAAGTGGGAGCACGAGCGCGCGACGCTCGATTTCGGCATCGACGGGATCGTCGTCAAGATCGACTCGCTCGAACAGCAGCGAAAGCTCGGTTTTGTCGGCAAGGATCCACGCTGGGCTATCGCGTTCAAGTATCCGCCCGAAGAGGCGCGGACGAAGCTGCTCTCGATCGAGGTGAACGTCGGCCGCACCGGCAGCGTCAATCCGTACGCCGTGCTCGAGCCGGTCCACGTCGGCGGCGTCACCGTGACCACGGCGACGCTCCACAACGAGGACTACATCCACCAAAAGGATATCCGCCCGGGCGACATCGTCATCGTGCGACGCGCGGGCGAGGTCATCCCCGAGATCGTCGGACCCGTCGTCAGCGAGCGAGAAGGCAAACGCCTGCGCGAGTGGCACATGCCCGAGCGCTGCCCCGTGTGCGGCTCCGCGATCCACCGTGCAGAAGGCGAAGCGATGGCGTACTGCACGAACGCGGCGTGCCCCGCACAGATAAAGGAAGGATTGCGACACTTCGCGTCGCGCGGTGCGATGGATATCGAGGGCTTAGGCGACAAGCTCTGCGAGGCGGTCGTCGACGCGGGTTACGTCCGCGACGTCGCCGACGTGTATGCCCTCGATGAGGCGCGCCTCTTGAAGCTGCCTCGGATGGGCGAGAAGATGGCCTCGAATCTGCTCGCCAATATCGAGCAGAGCAAGAAGCGGCCGTTCTGGCGATTGCTCTATGCGATCGGCATCCGCTTCGTCGGCGCGCAGACGGCGCAGCTATTGGCCGACGAATTCGGCGACGTCGATTCGCTCGAAAAAGTCGACGCGGTAAGGCTGCAGACCGTCGAGCAGATCGGCCCCGTTCTCGCCGACAGCATCGCGACGTACTTCCAGCAGCCGCAGAACCGTAAGGTCATCGAGAAGCTGAGAAAAGCGGGCGTGACGATGCGCGGCGAGCCGGCATCGCGGCGTTCGAAGACCGGCGGCAAGGTCGCGGGCAAGACGTTCGTCCTCACCGGAACGCTGGCCAACCTCACGCGCGAAGATGCGAGCGCGATGATCGTCGCGGCCGGCGGCAAAGTGTCGGGCTCGGTGAGCAAGAAGACCGACTACGTCGTCGCCGGCGAATCGGCCGGGAGCAAGCTGTCGAAGGCGGAATCGCTCGGCGTGAAGATCATCGACGAAGACAAGTTACGCGCGCTGTTGTCCTGA
- a CDS encoding Cof-type HAD-IIB family hydrolase: MSERLALPLPKLIAIDLDGTVLNSMGKISQRTKAAINEVRDRGIRVVIVTYRAYRSAKPHAAELGLHVPLICVNGALVKDASDDSVLEEFSLDRDAAREAVDYGLAHGYDTCLYIGEHYVATADIVSKYGGGWEKHQWLTTPDLRKALEHPTLMVRYFGDNRFEQARLDLRHLDLEEVDDMIDDVFELTFMHKGMSKHFALERFAADLGIAREDVMAIGDGALDAGMVGWAGWGVAMANGAQVTRDVANEVTLSNDDDGVAVVLERLLKSAYEDL; encoded by the coding sequence TTGAGTGAAAGGCTCGCCTTGCCGCTTCCAAAGCTCATCGCGATCGATCTCGACGGGACCGTGCTCAACTCGATGGGCAAGATCTCGCAGCGGACGAAAGCGGCCATCAATGAGGTCCGCGACCGCGGTATTCGAGTCGTCATCGTCACGTATCGGGCCTATCGGTCGGCGAAGCCGCACGCGGCCGAGCTCGGCTTGCATGTGCCGCTCATCTGCGTCAACGGCGCGCTCGTGAAAGACGCGAGCGACGATTCGGTGCTAGAGGAATTCTCGCTGGATCGCGACGCCGCTAGGGAGGCTGTCGACTACGGGCTCGCGCACGGCTACGACACCTGCTTATACATAGGCGAGCACTACGTCGCAACAGCCGACATCGTCAGCAAGTACGGCGGCGGCTGGGAGAAGCATCAGTGGCTCACGACGCCGGATCTGCGCAAGGCGCTCGAGCATCCGACGCTCATGGTGCGCTACTTCGGCGACAACCGCTTCGAGCAAGCGCGGCTCGACCTACGCCATCTCGATCTCGAAGAAGTCGACGATATGATCGACGACGTCTTCGAGCTGACGTTCATGCACAAAGGCATGTCGAAGCATTTCGCGCTCGAGCGCTTCGCCGCCGACCTCGGCATCGCGCGCGAAGACGTCATGGCGATCGGCGACGGTGCACTCGACGCAGGCATGGTCGGCTGGGCCGGCTGGGGCGTCGCGATGGCGAATGGTGCGCAAGTGACGCGCGACGTCGCGAACGAGGTGACGCTTTCGAACGACGACGACGGCGTCGCGGTCGTCCTCGAACGCCTGCTCAAAAGCGCATACGAAGATTTGTAG
- the acpS gene encoding holo-ACP synthase gives MIIGIGVDIAEVHRYEFDDLKLERFAHKVFTEAEVAHAKRYRYPAERLAGAYAAKEATRKAFGHAIPWRHVGVRHQRSGRPFIELTGRAEQLMSARGVRRMHLTITHSRSDAIAIVILEADDPAGGVMSSPLTGAGEAAAR, from the coding sequence ATGATCATCGGGATCGGCGTCGACATCGCGGAAGTGCATCGCTACGAATTCGACGACCTCAAGCTCGAACGTTTCGCGCACAAGGTGTTCACCGAAGCTGAGGTCGCACACGCGAAGCGCTATCGCTATCCTGCGGAGCGCCTCGCCGGCGCGTATGCCGCGAAAGAGGCGACGCGAAAAGCGTTCGGCCATGCGATCCCGTGGCGACACGTCGGCGTGCGCCATCAGCGCAGCGGCCGACCTTTCATCGAGTTGACCGGCAGAGCGGAACAGCTGATGAGCGCGAGAGGCGTGCGCCGGATGCACCTCACGATCACGCATAGCCGGAGCGACGCCATCGCGATCGTCATCTTAGAAGCCGACGACCCGGCCGGCGGCGTCATGTCGTCGCCGCTGACGGGCGCAGGCGAGGCGGCCGCTCGATGA